The sequence below is a genomic window from Paenibacillus sp. DCT19.
AGCTTCCGAACCAAACCAAGGAACAAATCGCTTATCAGGCGTTGCACCATCAATTTGTAGCAAGTGCATTGGTGACGAAGCTCGCGCACGAGATCAATCCAGATGCTAAAGTAGGATGTATGCTGGCTAGGGGACAGACCTATCCAGTGACGAACAATCCAGAAGATGTGTTACTCGCACAGCATTATAACGACCTGAACCTGTTCCACACGGATGTGCATGTTCACGGCGAATACCCATCCTTTATGAATCGTTACTTTGCTGAGAACAATATTGTGATTCAGAAGGAAATCGGTGACGATGAAATATTGAAGCAGTATCCTGTGGATTATGTATCTTTGAGTTATTACATGTCCAAGTCGGTTGCATCCAATTCCGAAGATTATGAACAGGTATCTGGTAATCTCACGACGTATGCTGTGAAAAATAAATATCTGGATACGTCCGACTGGGGATGGCAGATTGACCCGAAAGGGCTCCGTATTACGTTGCGAGACATGTATAACCGCTACAGAAAGCCTCTTTTCGTTGTAGAAAATGGTTTGGGTGCATATGATAAGGTCGAGGAAGATGGCTCGATTCATGATACGTACCGAATTGATTACCTTAAGAAGCATATTGAGCAAATGAAAGAAGCAGTCATAGAGGGTGTAGACCTGATCGGGTATACGGCTTGGGGGCCAATTGATCTGATCTCCATGTCCACCTCCGAAATGTCCAAACGATACGGATTCATCTACGTGGATCAAGACGACGAAGGTAACGGTACATTGAACAGATCCAAAAAAGATTCGTTCGAGTGGTACAAGCAGGTTATTGCCACCAATGGAGAAGAGCTACAATGTTGAACAGGTTCAAGAGAACATGAGTTTTGAGTAAAGAAAAGTGTCGGTCCGTGCATTTGTGCATGATCGGCGCTTTTTGCCGTTGATATAAAGTTGTTTGTCTGTTATTTATCCGCTCTTTTACATGTTTCCACATCATTAGGGCAGGCTATTTGAAGTGTTTGGAATGGGAATGATGTAGAAAGGGCTGACAGCATGAGTAATGCATCCAAGACTCCAACAAAGGAAAAGAAACTGAAATGGTGGCAACTAAGTCTGCTCGGCGTGGCAGGAACGATTGGAACGGGATACTTTTTAGGTTCAAGTCTTGCCATCTCGTTTGGTGGTCCTGCGGTATTGATCGCTTATGTATTTGCAGCTTTGGGTACATATATTGTTTTTGATGCGCTCGCGCGAATGACGTCAGAACATCCGGAAGAGGGCTCCTTTCGCTCTTATGCAAAGAAGGCTTTTGGGAATTGGGCTGGTTTTTCCAGCGGATGGGTGTATTGGTTTTCCGAATTGCTCATTATGGGGAGTCAGTTGACGGCTCTGTCGATATTTTCCAGATTCTGGTTTCCTGCTGTTTCACTATGGGTCTTTGCCGCTGGATTTGGCGTAATCGGCCTATGTATCGTGTTTTTTGGCAACAAAGGATTTGACCGGGTTGAGAATGTGCTCGCCATCATTAAGATGGCAGCTATTATTATGTTTTTGATTCTGGCAATTGCGCTCCTTGCCGGTTGGATTGGAGGAACGAAGTACGATCATAAGGTACCCATGGATATGGCAGCGATTTTCCCCAAGGGTGGAGTAGGTTTGTGGTCTGCATTCCTTTTTGCGTTCTACGCCTACGGTGGTATTGAAGTGCTCGGGATTATGTCTTATCGATTAGAAAAACCTGAGGATGCACCCAAGGCAGGCAAGGTTATGCTCATTTCTTTATCCATCGTATATATCGTATCTATTGGTTTGGCGTTGATCATGGTGCCACTGAGTGCATTTAATCCCAAAGAAAGTCCATTTGTCCTGGCACTGAGCAGCGATCATCTGGCCTTTGTTCCGCACCTGCTCAATGGCGTACTGATTGTGGCGGGTTTCTCGACTATGACGGCATCGCTCTATGCGGTGACATCCATGATTATGACGCTGGCGAAGGAGGGAGATGCTCCGTCGTTATTCTCGCGTAAGTGGAAGCAGAAATATCCCTTATTTGCACTTTCACTCATTGGGTGTGGGCTTATCGGAACTATTGTTATGTCTTTGTTACTGCCTGGTAAAGTGTATGAATATATTACGACTGCAGCGGGATTGATGCTGTTATACAACTGGTCGTTTATCTTACTATCCTCTGGTCGGCTGCTGCAGTCCAAAAAGTTCGATGTCGTTAAACGCTGGATTGGGCTGCTGCTCATTGCGTTTGCAGTGACCGGTGCGCTCTTCCACACACTGAGTAGACCTGGTTTTTTTGTAAGTCTCCTGCTGGTCCTGCTCATTGGAATCAGTGATATCATTGTACAGCGCAGACGAAACAAAAAGCCCTCGGCTCAGTCAGCAAGTACCGAAATGGAAGACGATGAAGCGTATGAATCAAGTACCGAGGAGACAAATGGTTATCACATCACGGGTATACGGCTTCGTAAAAGTAAAGTGAAGTAAAGAAAATTTATGTTATAGTGCGTGTTCAAAAAGAACGGTTTTCAGTACCGAGAAGATGGGATGAAGCTAGAAATGGAATAGCGGAGCGTAGGCAGAACTACGTGAGCAACTACATTGTTTCTGAAAGAAACAAGCTTCGTAAGCATCCACTTATTTCGGCTGAATCCCATATTTGACGCTGAGATGCCATCAGGCATCCTTCGTAATCAAAAGCGAACTTTTTGAACAACCTCTTATAGAAGCAACAAAACAAAGTTCCGAATAACCTCTTTTCTCGCAGTGAGAATGAGGTTTTTTGGCTTTTCATTACATTTATATAACAGCCAAAAACCACTAGTATATCCTTATTATCTCAAACGCGGAGAGTGTGGTAAGATGCTACTAAGATGAGATGATCAGTTAGAGGGGATAACGATGAGTTATTTGACTGTCTATCCGAAAGCCAAGTTGATGTTAGTAGGCATGCTGATTCTTGGAATTTTTCTGGTTAGAAATTATCAACTTAGCGGAGAGGGTTTTCTAAAATATTTTATCCTGTTTATCATGGCCTTTATTGTAATTAATATCGTGATTCTAATCCGTCGTGTATTCTCGCCCAAGCCGAGCATTACTCTATGCGAAGATTATGTGATATCGACCAAAAACAAGAGGTATGACGCCTCCCAAATCGAGTGTGTCTATATGACCTACAAGCGAATTGGTATTAAGCTTTATGGTCGTAGACTCGTTCCTTCGGATCTATGTTTTTATTTTGAATCTAGCCAAGAGAACGCAGGGTTAGAAGAGTTAGAGGAATGGGCAGCACGGAACCAAAAAGAGGTGAAACACAAGTTTTTCCAAACCTTAACGTAGACTAGTACGTCTTAATATAGGGAGGATTTTCTAATGAAGACATTCGAACAATTTCTAACAAGTGATTGGTATCAAGTCGTTATAGCAGATCTGCTTCAGCTTAAACCCCACATCAAATTTGTCGAGCATGGCAGCTATGAAGCGAGCTTATTAATGGATGCTTTTAAGGAACGGAAGTATGTGCTTGAAGGGTTTGGCGCTTCTCTGCCAACAGAAGAAGAATGCATTCAATGGTTACTGGAGCAATACAACAATGACAAGGATAACATCATGTCTTTTGTAGTGGCTCGAATCACGTTTAGTGAAGAGTTAGATGATGATCCAGACGGTGAATTTCCTGAGGGTGAGGAGCTTGATGAAGTTGATCGTTCTGAAGTTGTTGAGATTCTAGGTTTTGCGAGGTCGGTCATCGCGAGTACGATCATTGAATATGATTTTGTCAAAAATCATCCTAAACAATTAACCGCTTATTATAAACGGACAAGAATTCCCGATGCAGCAAAATTTTCGTCTCAGATCAAGAAGGTGTATGCCTGCCTGAACTGATTGTTCGCTGTAAGGATTTTCTGGTAGAAATAGAATAGGGGCATATTGAATGCGATCTGATTAGAAACATTGAGATAAGCATTCATGTGCAATCGCAGATATATAGTTTTAGTTAGTAAGGAGTTGTACTTGTATGGGATTGTTGGGTCTTTTATTGATTATATTCGTGAGCTTTTTTGCGTTTCTAATCATTGCCTTTGTTATCCGTTATGCCATAGATTCATCCCAAACGTCGAGAAGACTTGATGTTCTAATTAAAGAAGTTAGGTACTTAAGAGCTGAAGTGAAAAGACAGAACCAAGATAATTCAGATGATCACAACCATATTATTGATACAAAAGTGTAGAAACTTGTTCAGATCGCTAAATAAATGATGTGGCAAGTGCACATACGTACCGTTACACCCAAAGGAGGAATTTAAGAATATGGGCATGTCTGACTATTACCAAAATCTAAGAGACAAGATTGGAAACGAGCTTATTTTTATGCCAGGGGTCGCTGGGATTATCCGTAATGAACAAGGGGAGATATTATTTGGTCGTAAGCATAAGGAGTCCACTTGGGGATTGATTGCCGGAGCTATTGAACTTGGTGAGACACCTGCCCAAGCGATGATTAGAGAGGCGATGGAGGAGACGGGGCTTGTGGTTGAACCAGAGAAGATCATTGGGGTATATGGTGGTGAAGAGCAACGGTTTACCTACGCGAACGGCCATCAGGTCGAATACGTCACGATTATTTTTGAATGTAGTATTACGTCCGGACAACTTTCTCCCGATAATGACGAGATGAAGGAACTTCAATTTTTTCCTGCACATCAGCTTCCTCCCATGGTAAACAAGTATCCAGATCATATATTTAGTTCCCAGCAGGAAGAGCGGGCACATTTTGCTAAATAAAAGATTAATGGATCTGTATCCTTATAAAATGAAAATGATCGAGATGGAATGGACCAGTAGTACATTTGGCTATTTATCCATCCCGATGTTTATCATGGGAGTGATTGTGTACTTTTTTCCGGACATTCTGTATAAGTGCTTTGTCCTCTTGAGATACAGACGTATTAAACCCAATTCGGAGTTCGAGGATAACCCACCGAGCGGCGATATTCCAAGATGGGTAGAAGTAATATTTAAAATATGCGGAAGCGTTATGATGATCATGGGGATTGTATGGTTTTGGTTTTCGGAAGAGTTTTATGAATTTTGGTTTTGAGCAAAATACATAAGAACAACTAGAGAGGAAGAGTGATCCTGAGAAGTTCCAAATACACACCATATTACAGTTACATTGGTATTGCTTTCTTTATCCTGACCCTGATTGTCAACTTGAGCTTCAAATATGGTACAACTTCGGATGAGGGCGTGCTGTTTCTCTTGTCTGTTTCAAATGCGGTATTATTGATGTTTACGTTGCTCTGGGCAGTATTCGGAATCATTGAGTTGCACTTGATCTTGAAAACAAAGAACAGGCTTCAATCCCGACTACGTCATGGTAGGATCAGTACAGAGGAGCATAGGGTCAGCCAGAAAAGTATTAAGTTCAGCCTCGCTATAGGGATAAGTTATCTGGTTATGATCGTCATTCAAATTGGCTACGTCATTCTGAACTGGGATGAGATTAATATCTAGGGAGCAATGTAGTGAGAGTTTTAAAGTGTTCCTTATTGGGCTAAGAGCATAGAACAATTTGTACCCAGGAGAGAATAAAATGAATAATCAATGGCAAATCAACAATGTACTAGATGAATGGACATGCCCATCCGAGATTGGAAAAGTCATTCAAGGGAATGTATTCACATTGGAACAATACCTTCTTGTTGAAGAAACATACATAGACACAATCATGGTGTTTTTAAAGGAAGCAGAACTGCAGACTCTACGGGTTATTCAAGTATCGGATCGATCAATCTCACAAGAAGATCAACATTCTGTGTTATATGAACAGGAATTTAGTCAAATTTTAATACAGGAAGATGGGGTATATAACACCGATGAAATTCGCACAATCTGCAAGATGATACTCAGAAATTATGCGGATTGTCAGTTGTACGCCAAAGATCATTTTTTTGTGCACTTTGGTTGGGATTATTATATGTTCATCGGTAGTAGTCATGATTCATACCAGGCCATTGAATTTGCTAGGAGCAAAAATTTATCTGTGGAAGAGTGTATCTCTCCTTATTATTATGAGGAAAAAGATGTAACTAGATCGATCGAATGGAGTGAAGTAGACGCTGAGGTGGCTATCGTTATTGCTGAAGAGGAAATTCGAGATGTGACCATATGGGAATACCGTAATGTATTGGGTTTATCCGAAGAGCATCCTGTTTTTGGGTATTTTAGAATAACGCAAGCGCATCAAGAGTTCTTTCAATCCAAAATCAATCATACGTTGGACTTCACCAAGTATAGGTACGGATTACACGCTAGTTGTTAATTCAGATAAATACATATGATAGAAAAAGAAAGGTAGTCATTCATGCAAAAGGAAATTCATAGTAAAATAATGGGTTCGTTTAAGTATGACGAGCAATTTAATACATACGAGCATACGGAAGGGAAAGTGTATTATACGTTAAGGCGATCTATGCAGGGTTTGATTATGAGTATCGTTTGATCCAAGCAGATGTGTAGCTGTGTAATAGATAATTAGATTCATAGAGAAGGGTGAACATCGAGATGGAGAATGGGATCTTTGAGCATATCGCGTTCCAATCTAATTTAACATTAGAGGAGTTCACGAAAAGCTTAAGTGCATTAATTGATACTGATGCCTTCCAGTTTGATTTTGAAAATGAAAATAATTGGAGCTGGGCGCATGATGAAGACCAGATAGAAGTAAATATATCTAAGCCATTTAAAGAAGGAACTCTGCAAGAATGGGATGACACCGTGCCTGAAGGCTGCAACTTTGGTGTTTCTTTACGTACCAGTAATAAGAAAGAACTTCGTCAAAGTGATACATTTAATGAACTCTTCGTACTGGGAAATTTAATTCCGAAATATATCAAAATGATCGAAATGATCATAGGCGGTAAAGCTTATTATCATAGAGGGAAATATAAAAAGTAGGGTAGGTCAACCATGGGATACGATTTTAGAGGAATAGTCACATCACTTGATGTTATGAAACGATTAAAGGACAAGTATACGAGCGCTAAGGTCATCCCGCTATACAATGGATTAATCGTTATCCCCCTAACAGATGAGCTATATGACGAGATTAATAAGAATCAAGGTACAACCATACCTAACTATGAGTATTTGACGGATATCATTAGTTCCTATTGTAGAGAAATCTCTAAGCTCGGCTTGGTCGCTTATATTGAAGCTGAATATTTCGGAGGAACAGGCTCACAGAATGCAATGGTATGGGACTCCAGTGAGGTTATTTTCGAGGAGACGTTAAGTCAGTCTGCAATCAACCGATCACTTGAAATTTTAGGAGTATGCAAATTACAGGGCAAAGACGAGTTTGATACTGTAGGTTTAGGTAGGCATCGCGATACAGAAGATTGGGAATAGAATGAGATGGTGAAATGATGATGAACATCTATGGTCATATCAAAAAAGCGAACGAAATCCTTGTTACACATGTGATATTTGAACAGGAGCAGGTAAGTCCGGAAAGAGTAGTTGAAGGGATTCAACAATCGTGGAAACATATTGAGAAATTTATAAAGAATACATCTCCAGATTGGACGAATTGGCTGAATGATCAACTGTTACATATGGATACCGAAGAATTAGCATTTTCCAATGATATGGTAAAAGAATGTACAAGAATAATGGAGAGAATGCAGGTAGAGCGAGAAGTGAAGTCGTATTATCAACAATATATTTCGTTAATAGGAAGCCTTCTTATTTACCATAAGTCATATGAAGAATGCTGCGATGTTTGTCAGGGCGAGCTTCAATATTACACGGATGAACTGAGGGACATCGTGGTGAAGAAGTGCAGAACCTGTGGAATGTTGTATACCGGACAGACTGGGGAACGGATTGGATTAGTTCATGAAATCAACTTGAGACGCTCCAGAAAAAGCGAGCTCGTAAGAGAAGGGATTATCTAGGTTACTTAGAATGAGGTGATTAGGTTTACATGGAGATTTCATACCATACGATAGATGTATTGAAACGGAGATACACAGGTACGAGTCAGTTTTACTTTTCGTTGTTTAGACATACTAAGCCTATGGATTTTGCATTACATACAGAGAAAACGTACTTGTTGAAATGCCTTCTTTCCAGTGAAGAATTCATGGAAGAGTATGCTGACTTTTTGCCAATTAACGAGGATGTGTTGGATCAAGCAATGGTGCTAAATCGCTATGAGTTGGAAGGTTCGCTAATCAGTATGTTTCTCCAAGGCACATGTACAGAGCCCATTGTAGCTGATGAGATCGAGGCAAGGAAACTATCACAGGCACTGCTCTCAGATCTGAGAGTTGAATTGGATCAATGGGTTGTCTTTAAGTTAGGAAATCCAGGTTGGTCCAAAGCTTCAATGGAGGCAACATTATCCTGCTTCTATATTGTGTTTTACGCAGCACACAGATGTTGGTTCATATTGGGGTACGAGGATGTTTATTAGATACATGGCATTACGAGATAGATAAAACGAAAGTTTGATTGAATATAACAAAAAAAGCCCACGGTGGACATCTTGTGAGTTAGAATCTCACTACCCTATCCACAAGCTATATTCCACCGTGAGTTACTTTACATATGTGTGTGATTGTATTACTTCGTAAAGAATGGCAAAGCCTCTTTCAAGATTTCTGCTCCAGACAACGGACCTTTACCTAATGCCCATACTTCGTCATTCACAACCAGCACATGGTTGTTTTTCACCGCATTAATCGTTTGGAAAGTGCTGTTACCCATCCATTTATCAAGGTCGGCCTGAGCGCCGTATATTACCAGATAATCTGGGTTTTCCTGTACTAGTGTCTCCAGATCAACATCGGCAACATCAATTTTACCTGGTGTTTGCTGCTGACTGGATTTGGTTTCATCGAAGCTATACTCTGCCCCCATTTTCTCTAGCAGTGTAGCGATATAGGATGTTTTCATCCAGATATAAAAGTTCTTCTCCAGCACTTTCACTACCATAACTTTAGGAGTGCCGGTAATTTGCGAATGCGTTTGTTCTATGTTCGAATTGAACTCACTCATCACCTGCTCGTGCTCTTTGTCTTTACCGAGTAATGTTCCGAGCACAGCAAAGTTCTGCTCCATATCACCATAACCGTTGGTGTAGAGGGCGATGGTTGGTGCGATCTTCTCCAGATCATCACGAATCGCTCCATGGACATCGGCATTCGCAATAATGAGATCAGGTTTGAGGGAAGAGATGACCTCCAGATTAGGCTGCTGATGATTGCCTACGAAGGTATAGTCCGTCACTTTGTCTTTCAGATATCCAAGCACCTCTGCATTGTAAGAGCCAGCGATGCCAACGGGTGTAATCCCCAGTGAAACTAACTCATCTGTAAAGGAGAAGTGCAGTGTCACAATTTTTTGTGGTGAACGAGATAATGTAGTGTCTCCCCATGCACTTTTGACGACATAGGAACCATCGGAATTCGAAGTAATGGACGGTGCATTAGCTGCATTGTCTTCACTTGAGCTCTGATCTGTGTTTGCATCGGAAGCAGACGTCGTCTCGTTATTGTCTGTATCAACAGTATTGTTAGCTTGTCCCTGATCTGCTGTCCCCCCTGCTTTGTTTCCCGCTGTCTGTCCCCACAGCCGGCGAGAACCAGTGTCATGATTAAGATGAAGCTCCAGAATAGTGATTTACGGTTCATTAGGTGTTTTTCCTCCATATGCGTTATTTTCTCTGTCCTTGTTTGATGATTAGATATACAAAATAAGGTGCACCAATAAGTGACGTGATGATGCCGACGGGAATCTCCATCGGTGGTACAATGACGCGACCTAGAAGATCGCCGAGCATGACAAGTAACGCACCCAAAGCTGCGGTAAAAGGTAGAGAACGGATGAAGTTCTCCCCGGTCAGTTTATGGGACAGATGCGGAATGATCAGTCCAACAAAGCTGAGATTACCCGAGATGCTGGCAGCACTTGCGGATAAAGCTAATGCCACGAGTAGCAGTAATGTTCGGACGGTACGTACGCGGGTGCCTAATGACACAAGAATCGACTCATCCAGCTTCAACACATTCAGATATCGCACAAGCAGCATGGCGGCGATTAATCCAGCTACCGTCCATGGCCATAATAGCTCGGCGTGTTGAAGATTACGTGCGTAAAGGCTGCCTTTGAGCCAGACGAGTGCCTGACTGGAGCTCATGGCGTATTTGACAATTAACATTTTGATGATGGCTTGCAGAGCCGCACTCACAGCGATTCCCACTAGCGCCAGTCGAATCATGGAGTTGCCTTGACGCCGATAAGCCAAAAGGAAAATAAGTACACTTGCTGCTGCGGAACCTGCCATCGAGTAGACTGGAAGCCAGATCGCTGGAGTTAAAGGTGCAAGCAGAATAATAAGCACGGTTACAAGCCCACCACCTGCCGTCGCGCCAATGACATCGGGTGAAGCAAGTGGGTTACGAAGCACGGTTTGCAGAATAGCTCCTGCCACAGAAGCAGAAACACCTACAAGTAGGGCGCAGAGTACACGCGGCAACCGAAGCTCATAGATGGTGCCGGCTTGTGCGCGAAACTGGTTAACAATCTCGCCAAAGGTAACCGGTGTAGCCCCGAAGCGAAGTGACAGGATAAAGACAACAACGATCATCACGAGTACGGTAGCCATTAGAAGAGAGTAACGACCTTTGCTACGGAAAGATATAATCTTCATATTTCTCATCCGTTCTTCCTCCCACGCATACGCATCAGGACAATGAAGAAGGGGGCTCCAATGAATGCAGTAATAAGTCCAACAGGCGATTCAATCGGGTAGAACAACATTCGTCCAACCAGATCAGCGTATACCAGCAGAACGCTGCCCGTAAGTGCTACGAGTGGCAGAATGATACGGTAATCTATACCTACCAATGTACGAACGATATGTACGGCCATTAGACCGATGAATCCAATCGGACCGCATATGGCTGTTGCTGCACCTACCAGTACGATAATCGCAATCATAATCCCGCTGCGAACAACAGTGAGTCGCTGTCCCACAGAGATGGCTGTGTCCTCACCCATGGATAACACGTTTAACTGAGCGGCAAATAAACAGCAAACGATGCTCATAGGAGCAAGCGTGAACAGAGAGAATATGACGTCATCCCAGGACATACCTGATAGATCACCCGCCATCCAGCGAAGAAGCTGATACAGATCTGTATCATGGAAGATGATGAGGGTAGTTGTCATCGAGCTGAAGAACAGACTGTTCACAAGCCCTGTCAACACCACACTACTGGAACTGAAACGACTGCGCACACTGAGCAAATAGATGATTATACCGCTTAGTGCTGTCCCAAGCATGGAGGCTGTAACTGTAAAAAATCGAAACGTCTGAAATTGCAGCAAGACCAGCAATACAGCAATCGCCATATTGGCGCCCTGATTAATGCCCATGACCTCAGGATCAGCCAGATCATTAGACGTTAACGACTGTAGCAGGCAACCAGCAATGCCAAGTGCCGCTCCGACTAAAGCTGCTGAGATGATGCGTGGCAGACGTATTGCCATGACCGAGCGCAGCAGTGATTCGTTATCATACCAGCCGAACCAGTTGAACAGAATGGGATCTTTGCGGCTGGACTGCAAATGAAATATCATGGCTAAGTAACAACCACACAGAAGTAGCACGATCAAAGTCAGGTAGATCCATACCCGTTTCGATAGACCCCAGCGTTTTTGAGCAGGAGAGGAATGAGATGTGCTATGAATTGAGAGAGACATGCTGGAACACCTTCATCTCCTTTTCAACGTTCAATTTTAATGAAAATGATTATCATTGTTGCTATAATACATTACAGTTGTGTGATTCATGTGTTTTTAGTGGCAGTTCAAAACGTCCACATGCTAAAACGTACATTTTGAACATGCACTTTTAGGAGGAGTATTGTGAGACGTTCCGTTTTATTAATAGAAGATGAGGAATCCATTCGCGAACTGGTCAGCGATTATTTCACGCAATCCTCTTGGCAAGTGATCGAAGCGGCCAACGGGGAAGAGGCACTGGAGTTATTCGAGACTCGTCCAGTTGATCTCGTCATTGTGGATCTGATGATTCCGAAAGTGAGTGGCTGGAATGTGTGTAAGCAGATACGCTCACAATCCACGGTGCCCATTATCATCCTGACTGCCAAGTCCGAGGAGGAGAACAAGCTGCTTGGTTTTGAACTGGGAGCGGATGATTATGTGACCAAACCCTTCAGTCCAAGAGTGCTGGTTGCTCGTGCAGAGACGCTGATGAAACGTGTGGAGCACACGGTGGGTCAGGAGGATCCGATGATTTCTTTTGGAAATACGGTCATTTACGAGAGAAAACGTCTTGTGGAGATTAACGGTCAGCCTATTGAGCTGTCTTATAAAGAGTATGATGTGCTGCTGCATTTGCTGAAAAATAAGAACTTTCCGTTAACGCGTGAACATCTGTTAAATCAGGTGTGGGGCGTGGACTATTTTGGTGACCCCCGTGTCGTGGATACACATATCAAAAATCTACGCAAAAAGCTCGATGCAGACGCTCGTTACATTCGCACGGTGTTTCGCATCGGTTACAAATTTGAGGTTGAGTCATGAAGCCAAGAGGCATTGTATTTAAGCTGTTTGTGGCGAACCTGGTATTCTATATCGTCTTCTTCGCGGCAGTTGTGGCGGGGCATTTCTGGTTCTTCGAACGTTTCTACCAGCATGAGCGTACGACTGAACTAGGGAAAAAGTTAGCCTCCTTCGCTTCGGATTACACCCAGCAGAAATGGCCTGCTGAGAAGACGCCAACCGTTATGGGCAGCTTCATTACGCAAAATCATGTGCAAATGGCGATTCTGGATACAGACGGAGAGGTTCGTTACGATAACCCGTTCCGCATTCAACTGAGTACAGACGCAGGGCAGCCGTTATCCATTGCAGTCTCTTTTTTTCCGGATATGTCCGCATTGGCGGCATATGGCTTGCAGCCTGGCGATCGCATAACGGTACAGGGAGAGTACTATGTGGAGCAAGGACATTCGTTATTCTCTCCCTATGTCATTCGTAAGAATGGCTCGCCTGCGGTAGGATCACTGCCGTATAATGCGAATCGAGAAGGCGTTATCGAGGTGAGCGGAACGATTGATTCTCTATTGTTGCCAGCACCCGGACAGTGGAATAACAGAGAAGGCATTATGGCTGCTGCGCTTAAGGTGTGGTTTCCTCTGCCAACAGAGTATAACGAGCAGGTGAACCGGGGAGAAGCATTTCATATGGAGTGGAAGGAACCCATTAGCGGGGTACATAATCTCGTGTTTGTCCAGCCCATCTTGCGTGATGGGAAGGTGACCGAGTATCTTTTTGCACTAACACCGTTAACCCAGCTGGGCGAGGCATTTGGCGCACTTGAGGTATATTATGCCTTTTTCAGTATTACCGGGGGATTGCTGCTTATTGTGGTTCTTTCGTTCTTATTTTCCAAAATGGTCTCACGTCCGCTATTACAGCTGAACCGAAACGCGGCACGTATGGCGAAGCTTGATTTCACTGCGATCTCTTCTATTGAAAGTAAAGACGAACTGGGAAGTCTGTCAGAGAGCTTGGTCAGCCTTTCTTCGAATCTGGATCGCACACTGAAGGAGCTTCAATTGACGAATGAGAAGCTCGTGCTGGAGATGGAATACAAGAGTAAAATGGAAGAGCTGCAAAAGCGCTTTGTTTCCGATGCATCTCATGAGCTCAAGACACCGATTAGTGTTGTGAAGGGGTATGCCGAAGGGCTTCTGGATCAGATCGCC
It includes:
- a CDS encoding iron ABC transporter permease; this encodes MSLSIHSTSHSSPAQKRWGLSKRVWIYLTLIVLLLCGCYLAMIFHLQSSRKDPILFNWFGWYDNESLLRSVMAIRLPRIISAALVGAALGIAGCLLQSLTSNDLADPEVMGINQGANMAIAVLLVLLQFQTFRFFTVTASMLGTALSGIIIYLLSVRSRFSSSSVVLTGLVNSLFFSSMTTTLIIFHDTDLYQLLRWMAGDLSGMSWDDVIFSLFTLAPMSIVCCLFAAQLNVLSMGEDTAISVGQRLTVVRSGIMIAIIVLVGAATAICGPIGFIGLMAVHIVRTLVGIDYRIILPLVALTGSVLLVYADLVGRMLFYPIESPVGLITAFIGAPFFIVLMRMRGRKNG
- a CDS encoding NUDIX domain-containing protein — translated: MGMSDYYQNLRDKIGNELIFMPGVAGIIRNEQGEILFGRKHKESTWGLIAGAIELGETPAQAMIREAMEETGLVVEPEKIIGVYGGEEQRFTYANGHQVEYVTIIFECSITSGQLSPDNDEMKELQFFPAHQLPPMVNKYPDHIFSSQQEERAHFAK
- a CDS encoding ABC transporter substrate-binding protein; protein product: MTLHFSFTDELVSLGITPVGIAGSYNAEVLGYLKDKVTDYTFVGNHQQPNLEVISSLKPDLIIANADVHGAIRDDLEKIAPTIALYTNGYGDMEQNFAVLGTLLGKDKEHEQVMSEFNSNIEQTHSQITGTPKVMVVKVLEKNFYIWMKTSYIATLLEKMGAEYSFDETKSSQQQTPGKIDVADVDLETLVQENPDYLVIYGAQADLDKWMGNSTFQTINAVKNNHVLVVNDEVWALGKGPLSGAEILKEALPFFTK
- a CDS encoding amino acid permease, encoding MSNASKTPTKEKKLKWWQLSLLGVAGTIGTGYFLGSSLAISFGGPAVLIAYVFAALGTYIVFDALARMTSEHPEEGSFRSYAKKAFGNWAGFSSGWVYWFSELLIMGSQLTALSIFSRFWFPAVSLWVFAAGFGVIGLCIVFFGNKGFDRVENVLAIIKMAAIIMFLILAIALLAGWIGGTKYDHKVPMDMAAIFPKGGVGLWSAFLFAFYAYGGIEVLGIMSYRLEKPEDAPKAGKVMLISLSIVYIVSIGLALIMVPLSAFNPKESPFVLALSSDHLAFVPHLLNGVLIVAGFSTMTASLYAVTSMIMTLAKEGDAPSLFSRKWKQKYPLFALSLIGCGLIGTIVMSLLLPGKVYEYITTAAGLMLLYNWSFILLSSGRLLQSKKFDVVKRWIGLLLIAFAVTGALFHTLSRPGFFVSLLLVLLIGISDIIVQRRRNKKPSAQSASTEMEDDEAYESSTEETNGYHITGIRLRKSKVK
- a CDS encoding iron ABC transporter permease, yielding MRNMKIISFRSKGRYSLLMATVLVMIVVVFILSLRFGATPVTFGEIVNQFRAQAGTIYELRLPRVLCALLVGVSASVAGAILQTVLRNPLASPDVIGATAGGGLVTVLIILLAPLTPAIWLPVYSMAGSAAASVLIFLLAYRRQGNSMIRLALVGIAVSAALQAIIKMLIVKYAMSSSQALVWLKGSLYARNLQHAELLWPWTVAGLIAAMLLVRYLNVLKLDESILVSLGTRVRTVRTLLLLVALALSASAASISGNLSFVGLIIPHLSHKLTGENFIRSLPFTAALGALLVMLGDLLGRVIVPPMEIPVGIITSLIGAPYFVYLIIKQGQRK
- a CDS encoding response regulator transcription factor; this encodes MRRSVLLIEDEESIRELVSDYFTQSSWQVIEAANGEEALELFETRPVDLVIVDLMIPKVSGWNVCKQIRSQSTVPIIILTAKSEEENKLLGFELGADDYVTKPFSPRVLVARAETLMKRVEHTVGQEDPMISFGNTVIYERKRLVEINGQPIELSYKEYDVLLHLLKNKNFPLTREHLLNQVWGVDYFGDPRVVDTHIKNLRKKLDADARYIRTVFRIGYKFEVES